One window of Gemmatimonadota bacterium genomic DNA carries:
- a CDS encoding 2-oxoacid:acceptor oxidoreductase subunit alpha, with the protein MSSINDFALKIATVNGTGSASANSLLMQAIFRMGIPVSGKNLFPSNIQGLPTWYEIRVNREGHTARPPEFDLVVAMNAATYARDIAEVRPGGYLLHDSSWPLPAALRRDDVTFFGIPLARMCVQHFDGDRERILMKNIVYAGAVCAILDIEMDVVTELLRQKFARKKALLDSNFLAIRLGYDYAIEHFDCPLPFRLERMDATADSILIDGNTAAALGAVYAGATVAAWYPITPSTSLIDAFSAFCQRYRRDPASGKNRFCIVQAEDELAAAGIVVGAGWAGARAFTSTSGPGISLMSEFIGLAYYAEIPSVFFDIQRAGPSTGMPTRTQQADLLQVAYASHGDTKHILLFPAHPGECFDFAVQAFELAERFQTPVFLLSDLDIGMNDWVVPRLRWDDRYRPDRGKVLDAPALERMEKFYRYLDGDGDAVAARTLPGVHARGAYFTRGSGHNKYGGYTEDAAEYAEVMERLKRKLEAAARQVPAPELRALPGARLGMVSLGSCHAAVLEAQEQLARQGLPLDYLRVRGFPFDAPVREFLERHALSFVVEQNRDGQLAALLRIETGVPGERLAGVRQYGGLPLSCHHVVEGVRAEIERKGLARSLGLKPAPAGPGRKRKGERPALSEGWSGSGRISKLSAGRPQATAAAAAEAAERQE; encoded by the coding sequence GTGTCTAGCATCAATGACTTCGCCCTCAAGATCGCGACGGTCAACGGCACGGGCTCGGCCAGCGCCAACAGTCTGCTCATGCAGGCCATCTTCCGCATGGGGATCCCGGTCTCGGGCAAGAACCTGTTCCCCTCGAATATCCAGGGGCTGCCCACCTGGTACGAGATCCGGGTGAACCGGGAGGGCCACACGGCGCGCCCGCCGGAGTTCGACCTGGTCGTGGCCATGAACGCGGCCACCTACGCCCGCGACATTGCCGAAGTCCGGCCCGGCGGCTACTTGCTGCACGACTCGAGCTGGCCGCTGCCCGCCGCGCTGCGCCGCGATGACGTGACCTTCTTCGGCATCCCGCTCGCCCGTATGTGCGTCCAGCACTTCGACGGCGACCGGGAACGCATCCTGATGAAGAACATCGTGTACGCCGGCGCCGTATGCGCGATCCTGGACATCGAGATGGACGTCGTAACGGAGCTGCTCCGCCAGAAGTTCGCCCGGAAAAAGGCGCTGCTGGACTCGAACTTCCTGGCCATCCGCCTGGGCTACGACTACGCAATCGAGCACTTCGACTGCCCCCTGCCCTTCCGACTCGAACGCATGGACGCCACCGCCGACTCGATCCTGATCGACGGCAACACCGCCGCGGCGCTGGGGGCCGTGTACGCCGGCGCGACCGTCGCCGCCTGGTACCCCATCACGCCGTCGACCTCTCTGATCGACGCCTTCTCCGCCTTCTGCCAGCGCTACCGCCGCGACCCCGCCTCGGGCAAGAACCGCTTCTGCATCGTCCAGGCGGAGGACGAGCTGGCCGCGGCCGGCATCGTGGTAGGCGCCGGCTGGGCAGGGGCGCGCGCCTTCACCTCGACCAGTGGGCCGGGCATCTCCCTCATGAGCGAGTTCATCGGCCTGGCGTATTACGCCGAGATTCCGTCCGTCTTCTTCGACATCCAGCGCGCGGGACCCTCCACCGGCATGCCCACGCGCACCCAGCAGGCGGACCTGCTGCAGGTGGCCTACGCCTCCCATGGCGACACCAAGCACATCCTCCTCTTCCCCGCCCACCCCGGCGAGTGCTTCGATTTCGCCGTCCAGGCCTTCGAGTTGGCGGAGCGCTTCCAGACGCCGGTCTTCCTGTTGTCGGATCTGGACATCGGCATGAATGATTGGGTCGTGCCCCGGCTGCGCTGGGACGACCGCTACCGCCCGGACCGGGGCAAGGTGTTGGACGCACCGGCCCTCGAGCGCATGGAGAAGTTCTACCGCTATCTGGATGGGGATGGCGACGCCGTGGCCGCGCGCACGCTGCCCGGGGTGCACGCCAGGGGCGCGTACTTCACCCGTGGCTCGGGCCACAACAAATACGGCGGCTACACGGAGGACGCGGCCGAGTACGCGGAGGTCATGGAGCGGCTGAAGCGGAAGCTGGAGGCGGCGGCGCGGCAGGTGCCCGCGCCGGAGCTCCGCGCCCTACCCGGCGCCCGGCTGGGGATGGTGTCGCTGGGGAGCTGCCATGCCGCGGTGCTCGAGGCACAGGAGCAGCTCGCGAGACAGGGGCTGCCGCTGGATTACCTGCGCGTCCGCGGCTTCCCCTTCGACGCGCCCGTGCGCGAGTTCCTGGAGCGCCACGCGCTGAGCTTCGTGGTCGAGCAGAACCGCGATGGCCAGCTTGCGGCGCTGCTGCGCATTGAGACGGGTGTGCCGGGCGAGCGGCTGGCCGGCGTCCGGCAGTACGGCGGGCTGCCGCTGAGCTGCCACCACGTGGTCGAGGGCGTCAGAGCGGAGATCGAGCGGAAAGGGCTGGCGCGCAGCCTGGGGCTGAAGCCGGCACCCGCCGGGCCGGGGAGAAAGCGCAAGGGCGAGCGCCCGGCACTCAGCGAGGGTTGGAGCGGTAGTGGTCGGATTTCAAAACTGAGTGCCGGGCGGCCGCAGGCTACAGCCGCCGCAGCCGCCGAGGCGGCGGAGCGGCAGGAGTAG